Proteins encoded by one window of Fusarium graminearum PH-1 chromosome 1, whole genome shotgun sequence:
- a CDS encoding histone acetyltransferase GCN5 has protein sequence MSDENGKRKAEEEPSSPTPSKRIKQDDSAEPPEKKPDIKRIPFPEKPAVIEERNGEIEFRVVNNDNEREALIILTGLKCIFQKQLPKMPKDYIARLVYDRTHLSIAIVKKPLEVVGGITYRPFKGRRFAEIVFCAISSDQQVKGYGAHLMSHLKDYVKATSDVMHFLTYADNYAIGYFKKQGFTKEITLDKKVWMGYIKDYEGGTIMQCSMLPRIRYLEMGRMLLKQKECVQAKIRAYSKSHNIHAPPKEWKNGITEINPLDIPAIRASGWSPDMDELARQPRHGPNYNQLLHLLNDLQNHNSAWPFLVPVNRDDVADYYDVIKEPMDLSTMESKLEADQYLTPEDFIRDAKLVFDNCRKYNNESTPYAKSANKLEKFMWQQIKAIPEWSHLEPEK, from the exons ATGTCAGACGAAA ACGGCAAGCGCAAAGCCGAAGAGGAGCCTTCATCTCCTACACCATCGAAGCGCATTAAGCAAGATGATTCCGCCGAGCCACCAGAAAAGAAACCAGATATTAAACGAATCCCATTCCctgaaaag CCTGCTGTTATCGAAGAGCGCAATGGTGAAATCGAGTTTCGAGTCGTCAACAACGATAATGAACGCGAAGCACTCATCATCCTGACCGGCCTCAAATGTATCTTTCAAAAACAACTCCCGAAAATGCCAAAGGACTATATCGCGCGACTTGTCTACGACCGAACTCACTTGTCCATTGCCATCGTCAAAAAGCCCCTCGAAGTTGTTGGGGGAATCACATATCGCCCGTTTAAAGGACGCCGTTTCGCCGAGATTGTCTTCTGTGCCATTAGCTCTGACCAGCAAGTCAAGGGATACGGTGCCCATCTCATGTCCCACTTGAAGGACTATGTCAAGGCGACAAGCGACGTGATGCATTTCTTGACGTATGCCGATAACTATGCGATTGGCtacttcaagaagcagggCTTCACCAAAGAGATtacccttgacaagaaggtcTGGATGGGTTACATCAAGGATTACGAAGGTGGTACCATTATGCAGTGCTCTATGTTGCCACGGATTCGCTATCTCGAGATGGGTCGCATGCTCCTTAAGCAGAAAGAATGTGTCCAAGCAAAGATCCGGGCGTACTCCAAATCCCACAACATCCATGCTCCTCCGAAGGAATGGAAGAACGGAATTACAGAAATCAACCCTCTTGACATTCCAGCTATTCGAGCATCAGGATGGTCACCTGATATGGACGAACTGGCCCGCCAACCCCGCCACGGGCCCAACTACaaccagcttcttcatctgttgAACGACCTTCAGAACCACAACTCAGCCTGGCCATTCTTGGTGCCCGTCAACCGTGATGACGTGGCTGATTATTACGATGTGATCAAGGAACCCATGGATTTGAGTACTATGGAGAGCAAGCTCGAGGCAGACCAGTACCTTACGCCTGAGGATTTTATCAGAGATGCCAAATTGGTGTTCGACAACTGCCGAAAGTACAATAACGAGAGTACACCGTATGCAAAGTCGGCCAACAAGCTTGAAAAGTTTATGTGGCAGCAGATCAAAGCCATTCCCGAGTGGTCTCACCTGGAGCCTGAGAAATAG